ACAAAAAGGGTAGTATGAAATAAGATACCCAAAGTTCTAAAGGAGAAAACAATGATGAACGAAAAACAGATGGCAGGCGGAAAAGCTGCTGATTACATAGAAGATGGCATGACAATTGGTCTTGGGACAGGATCTACTGTCTATTTTATGCTTCAAAAGCTTGGGAAGAGGGTAAAGGAAGGACTCCAGATTAAGGGAGTATCCACTTCAGATTCCACAACACAATTAGCAAAGTCGCTTGATATACCGCTTATATCCATAAATGAAATCGACCAAATCGACCTTACCATTGATGGAGCAGATGAAGTAGACGCTGAATTGAATGGGATAAAAGGAGGAGGAGGCGCCCTGCTGTATGAAAAAGTAGTAGCGAGCATCTCTTCCAAAATCATTTGGATCGTTGATTCCGCTAAACTGGTTGAGTCATTAGGTACATTTCCCCTGCCAGTAGAGGTGCTGCCATTCGGATCTCATCAGGTTTTCCGTCTGTTTGAAAAAGAAGGGCTCCAGCCGTCTTTTCGAAAAAAGGAAGATGCTTATTTTATTACAGACAGCGGCCATTATGTGATTGATTTAAAAATGGAAAGTATCAAACATCCTGAAAAAACCGCTTCTTGGCTCGATGGAATCACAGGCGTAGTAGAACATGGTCTGTTCTTAAATATGGCTGACCTTTTGATCGTAGGAGAGGCTGGCGGGCCAGCCATCATTTATCGAAAGAAATAATAATTTTTCAAAAAATGATTGTATCAATGTGGATAATACTGTATATTCTATCTTAATAAAACTGAACGTTATGAAAAGCTTTGAAAGGAACATGAGTGATTCTGGCCGGTTGTACAGAGAGGAAGGGTGCTGAGAACTTCCCAACGCAGGAGATTCGCTTACCATCCATGAGCTGTATCGGTGAAATGAGACTAGCCTATACCGCAGCCGCTGCGTTAAAGCACTGGAGCCATCAATTCGTTGTAAAACCTCTTGATGGGAATCTGGGTGGAACCACGGGTAAAACGCACTCGTCCCTATTGCCGGGGATGGGTGCGTTTTTTCTTTTTCCTTTCCCGAAATAGAAAATAGCTGTGAACAGGGCAAGAATGACTCAAACCGGTTATACAGAGAGGGAAGGAAAGCTGAGAACTTCCTAACACAGGAGAGTGATTTACCGCCTGGGAGCTGAATGGGTGAAACTGGATTCCATTAGCCCATTCCGCATGAGCTGCGTTACAGCGAATGGAGCCGTCAATGGCAATTATGGCGGGAACCAGGGTGGAACCACGGGTATAAGCACGCTCGTCCCTAGATTAGGGATGGGTGTGCTTTTTGTTATTCAAAAACTAAATTGGAGGGTTATAAGATGAAAGAAAATCAGATCAGCATTCAATTTCCCGATGGTTCCGAAAAAAAGTACCCGTATGGTGTATCAATGGATGAAATTGCGGCTTCAATCAGTCCTGGTCTTAAAAAGAAAGCTGCAGCAGGAAGGATAGACAATGTCCTTTACGACCTGAGCTTCTCTTTAGAGAGGGCCGCGGCCGTAGAGATTTTAACACTTGATTCCGATGAGGGAATCAACATCATGAGGCATAGCGCTGCACATGTCCTAGCTCAGGCTGTTCAGCGGCTATATGACAATGTAAAACTTGGAGTGGGGCCGGTCATTGAGAATGGGTTTTACTATGACATGGATGTGCCGGTTTCGATCACACTTGAAGATCTACCTGCCATTGAAGCAGAGATGAACAAGATAATCAAAGAGAATAAAAAGATTGAGCGGATTGAGGTTTCAAGGGGAGAGGCAGAGGAATACTGGCGTGGAAAAGGGGATCATTTGAAGCTGGAATTGCTCAACGGTATCCCTGATGATGAAGAGATTACATTTTATAAACAGGGAGAGTTTATGGACCTTTGCCGAGGACCGCATCTTCCTTCAACTGGCCTTATTAAAGCCTTTAAGTTAACTTCTGTATCTGGAGCCTACTGGCGGGGCGATTCAGAGAATCAAATGCTGCAGCGGATCTATGGAGTTGCTTTTTCCTCAAAAAAGGAACTCGAAGAGCATCTTCTCTTTCTTGAAGAAGCAGCAAAGCGAGATCACCGCAAACTCGGAAAAGAGCTTGATCTGTTTATGTTTTCTGAAGAGGCTCCTGGAATGCCCTTTTTCCTGCCAAAGGGCCAGTTGTTAAGAAATGAACTGGAACGATTTTTGAGGGAATTTCAGATGAGTCACTCCTTTGAAGAAGTAAGGACACCGCTTATGCTGAATCAGCGGCTTTGGGAGCAATCAGGCCATTGGGATCATTACAAGGAAAATATGTATTTCTCACAAGTGGATCAGGCTGGTTTTGCCTTAAAGCCGATGAACTGTCCAGGGCATATGCTCATCTATAAAAACAAACGCCGGTCGTACCGGGATCTTCCCTTAAGACTCGCAGAATTCGGCCAGGTGCACCGGCATGAATTCAGCGGAGCGCTGAACGGGCTGCTGCGTGTAAGAACATTTTGCCAGGATGATGCCCATATCTTCGTTGCACCGGATCAAATTGAAAGCGAATTAGAGTCAGTGCTTGATGTCGTGGGTGAGGTGTACCGAACTTTTGGATTTCAATTCGAGGTTGAACTCTCTACTCGTCCAGAGGATTCGATGGGGGATGAGAGGCTTTGGGAAAAGGCAGAGAATGCCCTTGAAAATGTTCTGAAGAAAGCCGGATTGAATTACAGGATCAATGAAGGTGATGGTGCATTCTACGGTCCGAAGATTGATTTTCATATCCGGGATGCCATAAACAGAAGTCATCAGTGCGCGACAGTGCAGCTGGATTTCCAGATGCCTGAAAAGTTTGATCTGCATTATATTGATGAAAAGAATGAAAAACAGCGTCCGGTCGTTATTCATCGCGCGATTCTCGGTTCAATTGACCGTTTTTTAGGAATTCTGATTGAACATTATGCAGGTG
This genomic stretch from Fictibacillus marinisediminis harbors:
- the rpiA gene encoding ribose-5-phosphate isomerase RpiA gives rise to the protein MNEKQMAGGKAADYIEDGMTIGLGTGSTVYFMLQKLGKRVKEGLQIKGVSTSDSTTQLAKSLDIPLISINEIDQIDLTIDGADEVDAELNGIKGGGGALLYEKVVASISSKIIWIVDSAKLVESLGTFPLPVEVLPFGSHQVFRLFEKEGLQPSFRKKEDAYFITDSGHYVIDLKMESIKHPEKTASWLDGITGVVEHGLFLNMADLLIVGEAGGPAIIYRKK
- the thrS gene encoding threonine--tRNA ligase, whose amino-acid sequence is MKENQISIQFPDGSEKKYPYGVSMDEIAASISPGLKKKAAAGRIDNVLYDLSFSLERAAAVEILTLDSDEGINIMRHSAAHVLAQAVQRLYDNVKLGVGPVIENGFYYDMDVPVSITLEDLPAIEAEMNKIIKENKKIERIEVSRGEAEEYWRGKGDHLKLELLNGIPDDEEITFYKQGEFMDLCRGPHLPSTGLIKAFKLTSVSGAYWRGDSENQMLQRIYGVAFSSKKELEEHLLFLEEAAKRDHRKLGKELDLFMFSEEAPGMPFFLPKGQLLRNELERFLREFQMSHSFEEVRTPLMLNQRLWEQSGHWDHYKENMYFSQVDQAGFALKPMNCPGHMLIYKNKRRSYRDLPLRLAEFGQVHRHEFSGALNGLLRVRTFCQDDAHIFVAPDQIESELESVLDVVGEVYRTFGFQFEVELSTRPEDSMGDERLWEKAENALENVLKKAGLNYRINEGDGAFYGPKIDFHIRDAINRSHQCATVQLDFQMPEKFDLHYIDEKNEKQRPVVIHRAILGSIDRFLGILIEHYAGAFPLWLAPVQVKVLPVSLLHHQPYAEDVVQRLKSAGIRVEADVREEKLGYKIRGAQLQKIPFILVVGDEEIKRQGVNARKYGEESSGFIEVEQLIKQLQEKVENRQ